The Apium graveolens cultivar Ventura chromosome 3, ASM990537v1, whole genome shotgun sequence sequence TCGCTGTTGGGTTATTGCTGAAAGACACATCAAGACTGATCCGGAGGTGAATTGGGACAGTTTTGTTGAAGAATTCATTAAGGCCAAGCAGAACATTGAGGCTGGACTCGGTGATCCGGAGCCCTTCGATGGTCATTGCCCTAGCTTCCTTCCTCCCAATGCTCCGGAGTCTTAATTTCTTCTGAATTGTAATTTGATGTTGCCATAAAACATTTAACCATTTGCTGTTATAATTCTCGTACTTTGCTCCGGGCTGACTTTTAGTCCGGTTATGTCTTGAATGTTTGCCTTTATTGCTGATATTCTGCTTTGCTATTGTAGTTTCTTTTTGCCTTAGAAATTTTTTCTAAGTTAAAGATGTTTGGTCTAGTCCTGACTCACAattggtccggactagtggttgcttttcttggaaaataattctaagtaaaaatggttgctctagtcctgactaatatcttgtccggactagtggtggctttttagaaaattaattctaagtaaaaatggttgctctaatCCTGACCAATAGGTTGTCTGGACTAGTGGTTAGCtcttttacttagaaaattaattctaagtaaaaatggttgctctagtcctgactagtAGCTGGTCCTGACTAGTTTTTAGcttttttacttagaaaattaattttaagtaaaaatggttgctctagtcctgaataatagcttgtccggactagtttTTAGCTTTTTTACTTcgaaaattaattctaagtaaaaatggttgctctagtcctaaCTAGTAGCTTGTCCAGACTAGTGGTTAGcttttttacttagaaaatttattctaagtaaaaatggttgttCTAGTCCTGtctaatagcttgtccggactagttgTTAGTTTTCTTACTTAGGAAATTGATTCCAAGcaaaaatggttgctctagtcctgactaatagcttgtccggactagttgTTAGCTTTGGTAAATATAAAGAGGAAATGCTTTTTCATTAATCATTCATACAAAATATAAGGAGAATCAAATTGGTTGCTTTCCATAGTGGCTACAAGGTATTGGTTGCTTTGTTTGTTCTCctactggtagaattttcttagcctcAGTCCATGCCAGGTGTTTGGGACTTCTGAGCCATCCATGTTCAAGAGTTTGTAGGTTCCTGGCCTCAGGACTtctttgaccttgtatggtccttcccatttgggcattagcTTTCCAGTGTTTGTGGGATCTGATGTTTCTATGTCTCGAAGGATTaagtctccaacttggaagtttttgactctgGACTTCTTACTGAAGTGCTCTCTTGTTTTCTCCTTATATTTTTCCATCCTTTCTACAGCTTGGTCCCAAACCTCATCAATTAGCTCCATGTTTGTTCTGAGTCCTTCTTTATTTGCTTCTTCCtcaaagtttattgctctgtgAGAAGGAGATCCCACTTCAATAGGAAGTATTGCTTCGGTGCCATAAgctagtttgaatggagtttctccGGTGCTCGTCCTGgggcttgtcctgtaggaccatagtacgcttggtagttcttctggccatttgcttTTGCTCTCTTTGAGTCTCTTTTCAATACCTCGGAGCAGTATTCTGTTGGTGACTTCTACTTGGCCGTTTCCTTGGGGATATGCTACTGATGACTTTTTGTGCTTGATCTCGCGCTCTTGAAGGTAGGACTCGAATTCTGATCCGATGAACTGTGGTCCGTtgtctgatactaggactcgctgtatcccgaacctcatcaaaatgttgTCCATAAACTTTATACAGTCTTGCTGATTAATTATCCTCATTACTTTCGCTTCAACCCATTTGGTCATGTAATCAATCAAAACTAAGAAGTACCTGAGATCTCCTTTGGCCCGGGGAAAGGGTCCCATGATGTCAATACCCCAGAcagcaaaggggataggtgacaGGACTGAGGATGGTAGGACTGGGCTGATCCGGGACACATTGCTGAAGAACTGGCATTCCTTACATTTCTTTATGAACTCAATTGCGTCTTGGTgcatagttggccagtagtagccttgtcttatggtcttatgagctagggcctttGCTGACATGTGATATCCGCATATCCCTTCATGTACTTCTGCCAAAGAGTATTTTGCTTCTTCTGGGCCCACACATTTTAGGATAGGAGATGAGAAAGTCCTGCGGTAGAGTAGTCCttcttcgaggaagaacttggCTGCTTTTGCTTTTAATCTTTGGGCTTTTTCTTTGTCCTCCGGGAGCTCCCCCTTCTCCAAATAGTTGATGAAGGGAGTCATCCAGTTCTGGTTGCTCTCGATCTCCAAGACCTCTCTGGATTCGATAGATGGTTTGTGGAGTTCTTCGAAGTAAACTGAGCAGTCCAGATCTGATGAGTTCCGGACTAATTTGGATAGAATAtccgcttcttcattttcttctcgaCATATCTGAAGGACTTGATGGTTTGGTATTAAGGCTAAGTAACTTTGAACTAGTGCTTGGTACTTCGCTAGAATAGGGTCTTTTGTTATATCTTCTCCgtttgtttgcttgaccactatctgggaATCGCTGTATATTTTTAAGTCCTGGACCCTCAGGGTCCTAGAGAGCTTTAGTCCTGCAATCAACGCCTCATATTCCGCCTGATTGTTTGTTGCAGGGAAGCCGAAAGATATAGCTGTTTAAATGGTAAATCCTTCAAGGTACAGGCTCCCGGACTTGCATCTTGTTCTGTCTCTGGGTCCATGTTCATTGGTTCCAGTTCTTCTTCTAggaagttgcattcgattatgaaatctgcaagTGCTTGAGCTTTAATGGCAGTCCTGGGAATGAAGCTTAAATTGAACTGGCTTAACTCCATAGCCCAATTGACAAGTCTTCCCGAGATATATGGCTTGTGAATTTTCTTCCTTAGGGTCTGATTTGTTACCACTCTTATTTCTCTTCCTTGGAAGTAGTGCCCGAGCTTTCTTGAAGTTGACTAAGGAGAAGGCAAACTTCTCCAGTCTTGGGTATTTAGTTTCCGCATCTTTAAGGACTTGGCTTACGTAGTAGACTGGCTGCTGTCTTCCATTATCTTCCCTGATTAGGGCGGCTCCTACTGCTTGCGCTCCTGCTGACAAGTATAAGTAAAGAGGTTCTCCTGGCTCagctttagttaggactggtggctgagAGAGGTAGGACTTGATTTCCTTAAATGCCTTTTGGCACTCCGGACTCCAGTTCACCTCTTTCTTGTTGCTTgctcctttgagtaaatcaaaaaaTGGTAAGCACCTTTCTGCTAGCTTTGAGACAAATCTCCTGAGTGCTGCTACGGACGCtactagcttctgcacatctctTTGGGTTCTAGGAGCCCTCATCTCCTagattgcttttattttctccGGATTGGCTTCTATACCTCTGTTGTtgatcatgaatcctaggaaCTTGCCTGCTCCTACACCGAAGGTGCATTTCTCTGGGTTCAATTTGAGTTGGTTCTTCCTCAGGTTGTCAAAGCACTCCTTCAGATCTTCGACATGTGTTGGTATAGTTGTTGATTTGGAAATCATGTCGTCGACATAGCACTCCAAGTTCCTCCCAatctgggacttgaatatcttATTAATGGCTCTTTAGTAAGTTGATCCTGCGCTCGTCAGTCGGAAGGGCAACATCACATAAGCGTAGACTGCCCTGTGAATTATGAATGTTGTCTTAGGTATGTCCTTCGggttcatcttgatctggttaTATCTGGAGAAGGCGTCCATGAAATTTAGCATGATGTGTCCGGAGGTGGCATCTATCAATTGATCGATATTTGGGAGAGGGTAtgggtccttcgggcatgcatcattcagatcagtgtaGTCCACGCACATTCTCCATTTGTCATTGGACTTTTTCACCATGACAATATTAGCTAGCCACTCCAGATATTTGATTTCTTTAATGATTCCTGCTTTGAGTAACTTCTCAACTTCTTCGTCTATGGCCTTTTGCCTCTCTGGGGCAAAATTCCTTCTCTTCTATTTGACTGGTTTTCTGTTGGGATTGACGTCTAAGTtgtgcattgctatggactcatgtAGTCCGGACATGTCTCTTGGATTCCAGGCAAAAACATCTTTGTACTCCCGGAGCAGGGACACTAATCTTTCCTTGAAGGACTCCTCGAGTCCTGACCTAACTTTCACCTTTTTATTAGGACTGCTTTCATCAACTTAGACATCTTCTGTTTCTACTGCAGCTTCGATTTTTGCTTGTTCTTTGTTTGAAACCATTTGATGAATTCGGGCTTCAGAGTTCTTCTTCAGATAGCAGTTTTCTTGTTCTGATTCTTTGGTTGCTTGCATGATAGGACTAGCTTGGTCTAGGACCTGATTTGCCTTATCgactaccatgacttggttgcttgcTGGTCCTTCCAGACTTGTTATATTTGCTTCTTGTTCCGGACTTGACCCAATGAGTTGTACTTCTTTTGTTATTTCTTCCCTCGGCCGGTGTCGATGCTTCTTAATGCTTTGCTATTTGCGAAGGACTGTGGCCTTCCTTTTGTTGTCCTGATGGGTTTCTGCCATTACTAACTCCTGGCTGTAGCATGTTTTGGCAACTCCATAATCTCCTTTTATTTCCTCGACTCCTGTCGGGGTTGGAAACTTGATCTTGAGATGGAAGATTGAAGTTATCGCTTGCATCATTGTTAAAGCTGATCTGCCAATGATTCCATTATATGATGAAGGAGCGTTGATTACATAAAACTTGATGACATGAGTCACTTGGTTAGGAGCAGTTCCAAAAATGAATGGTAGATATaaagttccttggatcgggactaAGTTGTGTCCGAACCCATAGAGTGGATTCTCCCGACAATCATTTGAGTGGACACTCTCTAACTGCATTCGATCCACTAtgtgcttgaagagaatatttacagaggaaccattgtctatgagcattcttcttacttcattatcaaagatATCCAAGGTGACAACTAAAGCTGCATTGTGATGAGGGTTGACTCCTTCATAGTCTTTActgctgaaggatatcaccaggTCTGGGAGTGATTGGATTGAAAGCACTTCTTCGCCGAAGTTCGGGCTCCGAGGTGGGGAGTGGGAGCCTCCTAGGATTACGTTGAATACATTATTTCCTCTCTTCTACGCTTCCCCTCTATTGCTGCTATCCCAGACTAAGTACTTGTTCATATTTCCTTTCTTTACTTCGTCCTCGATGAAGTACTTGAGCGATAAGCAGTTCTCAGTCTTGTGGCCATGGGTCTCATGATAATCGCACTGCCTATTGTAAGGCATGCTctccggaggagtttgcattggCTTCAGAGGATAATAGAAAGGTTTGTATTTTACCTCCTTCAAGATTTCCTCTCGggtcatgttgagaggagtccagtccgGCTCCTGCTTCAGCTCCTGGGGTTGCTTCGCGGGTCCTAGATCGCTCTTTGATTCCTGCTTAGGACCAAGTCTCTGAAAAACCGGAGTAGTTTATCTTTCTTGGCTTTGTTGGTTTTGTTTGAACTTCttatcctgatggtaaccccctttcggtcggtcattAGTGTTTTTTCTCCTGGACCCCCCATTCCGGGTCATCCTCATTGCCTGGAGCACGTCTGTTTCCTTTATGAACCTAGCTGTCATGGAGTAAGCTGCTGCCAGACTTTGCGGCTCCTTATTGATCAGTTCTACGATATATCTCTCATTATGCTCTGGGTCCAAGTTTCTCCTGAAAATGTTCAAAGCTTCCCTCTCATCCAAGCTCGAGACTttgttgattgcttcctggaactGGCGCATGTACGCAGAGGGATACTCGTTGTCATGCTGCCGGATTAtctccaggtgacacatgtgcatttcgtgAGTTTTGTTTGCCCGAAATCTCCGGAGGAAAGAAGCGCAGAATTCCTTCTAATTGTTGATGTTGCGGGAGGGGATCCTGCTGAATCATCTTtgggcccctcccttaagagttgaagcgaagaaccttgatttcgtCAAGTCGTTGTAGTAATATATTTGCGCGATCTGCTCAGAGTAGTTCAAGTGCTCCTCCGGGCCTCCTAGACCATCAAAGGAGTCAAAGTTGTAGTGCTTCAAGTCCCGCTGCCGGGGAATAGCCTCCAAGGAGTGGCTTAAAGGAGTTAATATTTCTCCAATTTCTACCCCGGAGTCTCTGTCCATCTTTCTTTGCAATTTATAGATCATATCTTTTAGGTCCTTctgcttctcttcttcttcatcatcacaAATCAGCTCCGGAGTTGGATCTCTCCGAGTTCTCTTGATCCTAGACTTGGCCAATAGCTTTTCTTCTTCTAACTGCATTCTTTTTTCGATCTTTAGCTCGAGCTTTGCTTCTTCCTCTTTCCTGATTTGCTCCCGCATCTCTTCTAACTTTCTCTGCTTAgcagcttctgcttctttcttATTACCTTGATCCTTTTTGCTTTTCTTCCCCTTAGCTCCAATTCGGTCAAAGACAGATCTCTTAGATTGctgggagtccccggactcctcCGGTTCCTCCTCGAGTTCAGCTTCTTCTTGGAGCCGGGTTTGCTCCTGcctgtagagcctgattgcttctgccagttcatcacttgtaaggttgaccatgtgctcttcggccaccgggacattggtgtacttgtattGGTTAAGCTCAATAAGGCTTCTGGAGTCCCTGGTGTTTATAATTCTCTCCACGACGGGAGTGTGTTgcaatggttgctcctggaacGCTTCGACTCCTGGATCAAGGGCTTGGGAGTGGTCCGGCGCCTAGACCTGAGTGCTAGCAGATGGTCTCCCAGAAGTATGCTTTCCTGGTCTAGCCATTTCTCAACAATACCAACAATAAGTAATCATAATATGCTACAGAAAGTACCACTCTAAGGTTGCTTTTTGAAAATTGCAAAAACTAACAAACACTAACAAATGGCTTCCTGGGAGTAAGTTAAACAATCTTTTGGGTCTACTCAACAATGTGGTAGAACAAATATGGCAGGGTTGTAGAACACAAAGAAATATTCAAACTAGAGCAAAATTGGGGTTCTAAAACGATCAAAATTAACAATAGaacacacaaacgtggcttaaatcaaCAAAACGGGGCTCACACAAATGTGGCCTATAATAACGAGCACACACAAATGTGGCTTAAATCAACAACATTCATATTTATGAGAGAGTTTGGTTGCTtggatctcaaaaggtccgacatatcttggacttaAGTTCCCTTTCCTCCCAAATcttgttagtcctttccacggtgatactttcagtaataccaagcttccttcttcaaattccatgtctttccttgactggtctgcgtatttcctctaacgatcttgtgcggctatcaatctcttctggataatttcaacaacttcctttgtctgctgtaccagttcaggtccaagtatcttgcgttctcctacttcgtcccaatacactggagatctacatttacgtccataaagggcttcatagggtggcatcccaatgctggcgtgataactgttgttgtaagcaaactctaccagaggtaaatgctcgtcccaacttcctttgaaatcaatagcacaaacacgtaacatatcctcaattgtctggatcgttctttcactttggccgtccgtctaggggtgataggccgtactcatattcagtcttgttcccaaacattcttgaaaactcttccaaaatctcgaattaaaccttggatctcgatcagatacgatagacacatgaactccatgacgaactacaatttcctttaggtacatatggaccaacttgtcgagcgaaaatctttcatttataggcagaaaatgagctgacttggtaagccTATCCaatataacccaaatggcatcatgattagcccttgtccttggtaatccaactataaaatccatggcaatatattcccacttccactctggaatctccaatggttgtagcaatccgcttggtctctgatgctctgctttaactctctgacaggtataacatttgctaacccattccgcaatttccctcttcatgtctggccaccaataaatcttctttaaatctctatacatcttggtactccctggatggatggaataccttgaattatgtgcctcctgtaaaatttcattcttcaattccgtcaccggtggaatctaaattctagatgaaaacctcagaataccttgatcatccttttgcgtgcataattcttcacctaccaaacgatttatatcttgatccattacatcttcctgacatttctttattttctcgaataattccggttggaaagtcatactgtacactttcgcttcctcaggcttgcaaactctaatctccaattccaatttctgaaattccttgtatatctcttcaggtactgataacatatttaacctttccttccgacttaacgcgtctgctacaacgttcgctttaccgggatgataattaatcgagcaatcataatctttgatcaattctaaccatctcctttgcctcatattaagttccttctgggtgaatatatacttcaaacttttatgatccgtataaatctcacacttctttccatacagataatgtctccaaatcttcaaagcaaacactatggctgctagttccaaattatg is a genomic window containing:
- the LOC141714622 gene encoding uncharacterized protein LOC141714622 yields the protein MRAPRTQRDVQKLVASVAALRRFVSKLAERCLPFFDLLKGASNKKEVNWSPECQKAFKEIKSYLSQPPVLTKAEPGEPLYLYLSAGAQAVGAALIREDNGRQQPVYYVSQVLKDAETKYPRLEKFAFSLVNFKKARALLPRKRNKSAISFGFPATNNQAEYEALIAGLKLSRTLRVQDLKIYSDSQIVVKQTNGEDITKDPILAKYQALVQSYLALIPNHQVLQICREENEEADILSKLVRNSSDLDCSVYFEELHKPSIESREVLEIESNQNWMTPFINYLEKGELPEDKEKAQRLKAKAAKFFLEEGLLYRRTFSSPILKCVGPEEAKYSLAEVHEGICGYHINVSRISPVLPSSVLSPIPFAVWGIDIMGPFPRAKGDLRTSPRTSTGETPFKLAYGTEAILPIEVGSPSHRAINFEEEANKEGLRTNMELIDEVWDQAVERMEKYKEKTREHFSKKSRVKNFQVGDLILRDIETSDPTNTGKLMPKWEGPYKVKEVLRPGTYKLLNMDGSEVPNTWHGLRLRKFYQ